The Pseudomonas sp. FP198 genomic interval AACCATGGCCGGGCGCAGCAAGCGGCCGTTGAGCAGGTAGCCCTTCTGGAACACTTTCAGCACGCTGTTCGGCTCGACGTCGGCACTTTCTTGCATCGCCATGGCCTGGTGGTGCTCGGCGTTGAAGGGTTCACCGTGGGGATCGATCGCTTCAAGCTGATAACGCTTGAGGGTGTCCTGGAACATTTTCAGCGTCAGCTCGATGCCTTCACGCATCGGACGGATGTTCTCGTCGTCCGGGTTGGACAGCTCCAGGCCGCGCTCCAGGCTGTCGATGATCGGCAGCAGGTCGCCGGCGAAACGCTCCAGGGCGAATTTGTGGGCCTTTTCCACGTCTTGCTCGGCGCGGCGGCGGACATTCTGCAGGTCGGCTGCTACGCGCAACGCCTGATCCTGAGCACCGGCCAGTTGCTCTTCGAGCACTTGTACACGAGCCGACAGGTCTTCGCCCGAATCCTGGGGAGCCTGATTGGCGTCTAGATTTTGCGTATCCTGCGTCTGTTCGTCAGCCATAGATTTCTCCTTTCAACTTCGTCCGCGAGCTCGACTCGCGCTTCTGCCCCGGTATATGGGGCCACGTTTTTCAGCTTCAAGGGCCGCGCGACGAATTAACCTTACAAAAAACAGCTGCATATCATTACCAGCCGCGCTAAAAAACCACGCAATCCAAGCAAATCGAGCTAAGCCCGGGCATTGTCAGCTCGCGACAAAACACTGTATAAATAACCAGACCTAATGCCTGGGAGCGGCCTTATGCTGGTGCACCTGTCCGTACACAACTACGCCATCGTCGAACATCTCGACCTCGAACTCGACCGAGGCATGAGCGTGATTACCGGTGAAACCGGCGCTGGCAAATCGATCATGCTCGATGCCCTCGGGCTGACCCTGGGTGATCGTGCCGACAGCGGCGTGGTGCGCCCCGGCGCAGACAAGGCCGACATCCTGGCAACTTTCGACCTGGTCGACATTCCCGAAGCCAGCGCGTGGCTGGCCGAACGGGACCTGGACACCGACGGCCTGTGCATCCTGCGCCGGGTCATTACCGCCGAAGGTCGCTCCCGCGGCTATATCAATGGCGCCCCTTGCCCGCTGGGTGATCTGAAGGCACTCGGCGAACTGCTGATCGATATTCACA includes:
- the grpE gene encoding nucleotide exchange factor GrpE produces the protein MADEQTQDTQNLDANQAPQDSGEDLSARVQVLEEQLAGAQDQALRVAADLQNVRRRAEQDVEKAHKFALERFAGDLLPIIDSLERGLELSNPDDENIRPMREGIELTLKMFQDTLKRYQLEAIDPHGEPFNAEHHQAMAMQESADVEPNSVLKVFQKGYLLNGRLLRPAMVVVSKAPAPVSPSIDEQA